CTATGAGGCTGTGAAGTCCACCGCCGTGGCCCTCATGTGCCTGACCGGAACCTTCGCGTCGGCACAAGCGCCGCTCGTCGTCCGCGTCAAAGATACGCAGGGGAAGACGTCTCTGTGGCTCGTCCGAGGCGGCTCCAAGTCACGGATCGCCGACGCCGACGACGCGACGCCCCTCTCGTGGTCCCCGGACGGCCGGTGGTTCGCCATAGGACGCCAGGCCGCGAGCGGAAAGTGGCGGCTCAGCCTCGTCGACACGACCGCGGCCGCGCTCACGCCCGTACCTCTCGACGGCGAACGGTCGCGGCCCTCCTGGGCGCCGGACGCCAAACGCTTCGTCACCGAGTCGTCGAAGGGACTGGAGACGGTCGACCTGTCCGGTTCGGAGCCGAAGGTCACGTCCGTCCTCCCGACGGGCTCTTCGCCGGCTTGGAGCCCGAGCGGAGGGCGCATCGCTTTTCTGGCAGCGAAAGGCGCCAAAGGCGTCTGGGTCGCAGGTGAGGACGGCTCGTCCGCGCATGCCGCTGAGAGGACCCTGTCCGGTCAAGGACTGGCCTGGTGCCCGGACGGTCGCGTTCTTTCGATCGTGGCTTCGGGCGCCAAGCCGAAGCAGATGAAGCTTTACGTGGCCGCCGCGAACGGGCAGGGCATGAAACCTGTCAAGACGGTCGACGGACCGTTCCACGCTTGGTCTCCGAACGGGCGCGCCGTACTGTGCGTCGCAGGAGGGCAATGGGGCCTCGCAGGGGTCAAGGACGGTTCGTGGTTCGGGCTCGGACTGGATCCGAACGTCGCACCGGACTGGGTGAATTCAGACACGGTCGTCGGCGTCGAAAAGGGCCGACTGGTCGAAGTCGACCGAAAGACGGGAACGTCCAAGAGCGTCGGCGGCGTCCCTGAAGGACGGGTCGTCGGCTTCAGCCGGTGCCGCGGACTCGTCCTCGACGGCAAGTTCGACAGTCCGTTCGGGACCATGCCCGTCCCCAACCTGGGACGCATACGTGTCCAAGGCACCGTCCAAGCCGTCGACCCCGATGAACTCGTGGCCACCATCCGCGTCTGGTCCGTCACGACTTCGGACGGCATGGAGCTCAACTTGGCCAAGTCCGTCGAGCAGGAGGTCCAGATCCTGCCGTCTTCGAAACGTCAGGGCCTTTCCGGCGACAGCCCCTTGCAGGTCACGGACTTCGTCCAAGAGTCAGAAGTCGCCGTCACCCTTTTCGGTTCGAAAGCGGGCGTGGCCGGACCGCTCGCCGTGGACAGGGCGTACATCCCGAACGCTTGGGTCGAGTCCTTGTCCCCCGAATCGCTCCGGACGAGCACGGCCCCCCGGACGTTGGACTACGACGGCGTCTCGATGGACGTCGTGACGGTTTCGATGGACTTTCCCGTCGTGGGCAAGGTCAACTGGTCGGACACGTTCTTGGCGGACCGTGACGGAGGCAACCGCCGGCACCACGGCCAGGACCTGATGGCGCCGAAGATGCGTCCCCTTGTCGCGGCGTTCGACGGCACTGTCTCCTTCAACCGCTCGGCCAAGGGCCACAACACGATCACGCTGCGGGGTGACGACGGCTGGACCGTCGTCTATATGCACGTCAACAACGACCGTCCGGGCACGGACGATGGCGGTGGAGGCGACC
The DNA window shown above is from Armatimonadota bacterium and carries:
- a CDS encoding peptidoglycan DD-metalloendopeptidase family protein, which translates into the protein MNVRGLERPFGVPYEAVKSTAVALMCLTGTFASAQAPLVVRVKDTQGKTSLWLVRGGSKSRIADADDATPLSWSPDGRWFAIGRQAASGKWRLSLVDTTAAALTPVPLDGERSRPSWAPDAKRFVTESSKGLETVDLSGSEPKVTSVLPTGSSPAWSPSGGRIAFLAAKGAKGVWVAGEDGSSAHAAERTLSGQGLAWCPDGRVLSIVASGAKPKQMKLYVAAANGQGMKPVKTVDGPFHAWSPNGRAVLCVAGGQWGLAGVKDGSWFGLGLDPNVAPDWVNSDTVVGVEKGRLVEVDRKTGTSKSVGGVPEGRVVGFSRCRGLVLDGKFDSPFGTMPVPNLGRIRVQGTVQAVDPDELVATIRVWSVTTSDGMELNLAKSVEQEVQILPSSKRQGLSGDSPLQVTDFVQESEVAVTLFGSKAGVAGPLAVDRAYIPNAWVESLSPESLRTSTAPRTLDYDGVSMDVVTVSMDFPVVGKVNWSDTFLADRDGGNRRHHGQDLMAPKMRPLVAAFDGTVSFNRSAKGHNTITLRGDDGWTVVYMHVNNDRPGTDDGGGGDRYAFAPGLKSGARVKRGQLVGYCGDSGNAEGTAPHCHFELHDSVGGGVLNATPSLKDAEKLEAPVYYAPAPDEKPEEGETRWDGQIVHVDTDRKVLTLEFIGELTADGTARSTLAPKLVYVSLGSGCALNLRSGPEASRAFNDLKPGLFVSVFGKAPGPDQAMTARRVAIGLSVGE